The nucleotide window GACTTACCTGGACCGTTGTTTCAACGCCTATTACCGATTTTGGCGGAACCGCTTCCAGTGGGACGATTGCATTGAAAGACGCTTCTACAGGCTGGATTCTGGATAATAATGGCATTGTAAGAGGCACAACAAATGGCGGAACAAGCTGGACAACCCTGGCTACAATACCACAGTCAAACGGTATCGTTTATGTTCCCGGTACTACAAATACGCTTGTTGCCGTGGGTAATGGCGACGGTTCAAACATCAGTTATAATGGCGGCAGTACGTGGACACCTATTGAAAATGCCAACGCTTTTGTTAGTGTTGCTGCTTTAAATGCAACATCAATATGGGGCGGCAGTTTCAGTACTACACCCACCTCCGGCGGAATTTATAAGCTTGCTGGCATCCTCGCAGTAAAAGATGTAAAGCCTAATGAGGGTCAGATTGCCGTTTATCCAAATCCTGCAACGGATATTCTGAATATCCGCTACAAAGGAAAGTTGAGCGGGATATCGGTTTATGATCTTTCAGGAAAACGCATGGTAATTAAGACGGACGGAGATGCAGCAGATGTAAGTTCGTTGCAGGCCGGTGTCTACATGCTTGTTGTGGAAACCGATAATGGTAAATTTTCTGAAAAGATTATTATAAAGTAGAGTTTCCAGACAATTAATCGCCCCTATATGGGGCGTTTTTTTTGCTTTCATGTCAGAGAGAGAGCAAATTTGGTTCAGTAGCATTGATAAATAGTACTTCTCAGATTTTGGACTTGAAAGGCTGAAAGCTGTCCTGTAAAATATTAGCACATGATGACCGGCCGCTTGCGGCCTTTTTCTTATCTTTAGGCCACCAAAATTTATATTATGTTCGAAGATAAAGTGGCCTATATAACGGGCGGAACCAAAGGTATTGGTTTCGGTATCGCCGAAGTTTTAATAAAAAACGGAATCAGAGTAGCGGTTTCCGGCAGAAAACAGGAAGATGCTGAAGAGGCGGCGAAAATCCTTTCTGATGACGGTACAATGGCATTCGGCATTGCTTCAGACGTTCGGAATTTTGCGGACGAGCAGCAGGCCGTGGCCGAAATCATCAATAAATTCGGCAGACTGGATTATGTGATCGCTAATGCGGGTCTGGGAGTATTCAAACCGATAGACCAAATGGAACTGGAGGACTGGAACAGCATGATAGAAACCAATCTGACAGGTATATTCCACACTCTTAAAGCCTCTGTAGATGAGCTAAAGAAAACGGAAGGCTATTATATTACCATCTCAAGTTTGGCCGGAACCAACTTCTTTGAAAACGGTGCCGGTTACAACGCTTCAAAATTCGGTGCGGTAGGTTTTACGCAGGCCGCCATGATCGATTTGCGTAAGTACAATATTAAAGTGTCCACCATTATGCCGGGATCAGTATCCACCAACTTTAACGGAAACGAACCATCGGAAAAAGATGCCTGGAAGATCCAGCCCAAAGATTTGGGTGAACTCATAATGGATATTCTAAAAATGAATCCGCGCACCTTACCGAGTAAGATTGAGATTAGACCCTCTAAACCAAACAGTTAATTATGCGATAAATATTATTCCGCATAGTGCTATGCATGCATAATATTTATTTTTTTTATCTTAGCCAAAATAAACTTCATAACCAGAGCCCTCAGGTTCTAAATCCATAAATAACTTTCAACATGAAAATATTAGTGTGTATCAGTAGTGTTCCGGATACTACTTCCAAGATTAATTTTACAGCAGACAAGTCCGCGCTGGACAAAAACGGGATCCAGTGGGTAATCAATCCTCTGGACGAGTTTGCATTAACCAAGGCGGTGAAGCTGCAGGAATCGCAGGGTGCTACGGTAACGGTACTTAATGTAGGTGATGCCGGCACTGAGCCTGTAATCCGCAAAGCGCTTGCTATTGGTGCAAACGATGCGGTTAGGATTAACGCTGAGCCAAAGGACAGTTTTTCGGTAGCGAAGGAAATAGCTGCTGTTGCTGAAGCGGGTGGTTACGACCTTATCCTTTGCGGAAGGGAATCCATTGATTATAATGGTGGCGCAGTTCCCGGAATGGTGGCGCAGCTGCTGAAGAGGCCATTCGTGAACGCCTGCGTTGGTCTGGAAGTGAACGGTGCTGAAGCTCAGGCTGTCCGTGAAATTGAAGGAGGTAAGGAAACTATTTCGGTAAAGTTACCTGCGGTGATTGCCGGTCAGAAAGGTATGGTAGACGAGAAAGAGCTTATTATACCAAACATGAGAGGTATTATGTCGGCAAGGACAAAACCTTTAAACGTACAGGAAGGTACTTCTGCTCAGGTAAAAGTACAGGGTGTTTCTTACGATTCCGTACCGCCAAGAGCTGCGGTAAAAATGGTATCACCGGATAATATTGACGAACTTGTAAGACTGCTGCACGAAGAGGCAAAGGTGATCTAATTCAGAAAAATTAATTTTTAAAAAGATTTAAAATGGCAATATTCGTATATGCAGAAAATATAAACGGAGTTTATAAAAAAGCCGCTTTTGAAGCTGTTTCCTACGCTAAAGCTGTAGCTGACCAAATGGGCGATACAG belongs to Chryseobacterium sp. and includes:
- a CDS encoding SDR family oxidoreductase — encoded protein: MFEDKVAYITGGTKGIGFGIAEVLIKNGIRVAVSGRKQEDAEEAAKILSDDGTMAFGIASDVRNFADEQQAVAEIINKFGRLDYVIANAGLGVFKPIDQMELEDWNSMIETNLTGIFHTLKASVDELKKTEGYYITISSLAGTNFFENGAGYNASKFGAVGFTQAAMIDLRKYNIKVSTIMPGSVSTNFNGNEPSEKDAWKIQPKDLGELIMDILKMNPRTLPSKIEIRPSKPNS
- a CDS encoding electron transfer flavoprotein subunit beta/FixA family protein yields the protein MKILVCISSVPDTTSKINFTADKSALDKNGIQWVINPLDEFALTKAVKLQESQGATVTVLNVGDAGTEPVIRKALAIGANDAVRINAEPKDSFSVAKEIAAVAEAGGYDLILCGRESIDYNGGAVPGMVAQLLKRPFVNACVGLEVNGAEAQAVREIEGGKETISVKLPAVIAGQKGMVDEKELIIPNMRGIMSARTKPLNVQEGTSAQVKVQGVSYDSVPPRAAVKMVSPDNIDELVRLLHEEAKVI